The following proteins are encoded in a genomic region of Rhinolophus ferrumequinum isolate MPI-CBG mRhiFer1 chromosome 17, mRhiFer1_v1.p, whole genome shotgun sequence:
- the RBM15B gene encoding putative RNA-binding protein 15B, with protein sequence MKRQSERDSSPSGRGSSSSAKRPREREREAEAGGRRAAHKASGGAKHPVPTRTRDKPRGSGGGGGGHRDGRGAGDANHRASSGRSSGSGAGGGGRGGKASGDPGASGASPRASPLPPPPPPPGAEPAGPGSSAAAPEYKTLLISSLSPALPAEHLEDRLFHQFKRFGEISLRLSHTPELGRVAYVNFRHPQDAREARQHALARQLLLYDRPLKVEPVYLRGGGGGSSRRSSSSSAAASTPPPGPPAPADPLGYLPLHGGYQYKQRSLSPVAAPPLREPRARHAHAAAAFALDAAAAAAVGLSRERALDYYGLYDDRGRPYGYPAVCEEDLMPEDDQRATRNLFIGNLDHSVSEVELRRAFEKYGIIEEVVIKRPARGQGGAYAFLKFQNLDMAHRAKVAMSGRVIGRNPIKIGYGKANPTTRLWVGGLGPNTSLAALAREFDRFGSIRTIDHVKGDSFAYIQYESLDAAQAACAKMRGFPLGGPDRRLRVDFAKAEETRYPQQYQPSPLPVHYELLPDGYTRHRNLDADLRVRDRTPPHLLYSDRDRTFLEGDWASPSKSSDRRNSLEGYSRSVRSRSGERWGGDGDRGLPKPWEERRKRRSLSSDRGRTTHSPYEERSRTKGGGQLADRGSDRTPERSRKENHSSEGTKESSSNSLSNSRHGAEERSHHHHEAADSSHGKKTRESERNHRTAEAEPKPLEEPKHETKKLKNLSEYAQTLQLGWNGLLVLKNSCFPTSMHILEGDQGVISGLLKDHASGSKLTQLKIAQRLRLDQPKLDEVTRRIKQGSPNGYAVLLATQATPSGPGTEGMPAVEPGLQRRLLRNLVSYLKQKQAAGVISLPVGGSKGRDSTGMLYAFPPCDFSQQYLQSALRTLGKLEEEHMVIVIVRDSA encoded by the coding sequence ATGAAGAGGCAAAGCGAGCGAGACTCGAGCCCGAGCGGGCGGGGCTCGTCATCGTCAGCCAAGCGGCCGCGGGAGCGCGAACGGGAGGCGGaggcgggcgggcggcgggcggcgcaCAAGGCCTCCGGCGGCGCCAAGCACCCCGTTCCAACGCGGACCCGCGACAAACCCCGTGGTAGCGGGGGCGGCGGGGGTGGGCATCGCGACGGCCGCGGCGCCGGGGACGCGAATCACCGTGCGAGCAGCGGCCGCTCCTCGGGCTCGGGCGCCGGCGGCGGGGGACGCGGCGGCAAGGCCTCGGGGGACCCGGGCGCTTCAGGCGCTTCTCCCCGCGCGTCTCCGTTGCCACCACCTCCGCCGCCGCCCGGAGCCGAGCCCGCGGGTCCCGGCTCGTCGGCGGCAGCACCCGAGTACAAGACGCTGCTCATCAGCAGCCTGAGCCCCGCGCTGCCTGCAGAGCACCTCGAGGACCGGCTGTTCCACCAGTTCAAGCGCTTCGGCGAGATCAGCCTGCGCCTGTCGCACACGCCTGAGCTGGGCCGCGTGGCCTACGTGAACTTCCGGCACCCACAGGACGCGCGCGAGGCCCGCCAGCACGCCCTGGCCCGCCAGCTGCTGCTCTACGACCGCCCGCTCAAGGTGGAGCCCGTGTACCTGCGCGGTGGCGGCGGTGGGAGCAGCCGgcgaagcagcagcagcagcgccgCCGCCTCCACGCCGCCCCCAGGGCCGCCTGCGCCTGCTGACCCGCTTGGCTACCTGCCGCTGCACGGTGGCTACCAGTACAAGCAGCGCTCACTTTCCCCTGTCGCCGCCCCGCCACTGCGGGAGCCCCGCGCCCGCCATGCCCACGCTGCTGCAGCCTTTGCCCTGGATGCTGCGGCCGCCGCTGCCGTGGGACTATCTCGGGAGCGGGCCCTAGACTACTACGGGTTGTACGACGACCGGGGGCGCCCATATGGCTACCCCGCCGTGTGTGAGGAGGACCTGATGCCCGAGGATGACCAGCGGGCCACGCGCAACCTCTTCATCGGGAACCTGGACCACAGCGTGTCGGAGGTGGAGCTGCGACGAGCCTTCGAAAAGTACGGCATCATTGAGGAGGTGGTCATCAAAAGACCGGCCCGGGGCCAGGGCGGTGCGTACGCCTTCCTCAAGTTCCAGAACCTAGACATGGCCCACAGGGCGAAGGTGGCCATGTCAGGGCGGGTGATTGGCCGCAACCCCATTAAGATCGGCTATGGCAAGGCCAACCCCACCACCCGCCTCTGGGTGGGTGGCCTGGGGCCTAACACCTCGCTGGCCGCCCTGGCCCGGGAGTTTGACCGCTTTGGGAGCATTCGGACCATTGATCATGTGAAAGGAGACAGCTTCGCCTACATCCAGTACGAGAGCCTGGACGCAGCGCAGGCCGCCTGTGCTAAAATGAGGGGCTTTCCCTTGGGTGGTCCAGACCGCAGGCTGCGTGTGGATTTTGCCAAAGCAGAGGAGACTCGGTATCCCCAGCAGTAccagccctcccctctccctgtgcATTACGAGCTGCTCCCAGATGGGTATACCCGGCACCGAAACCTGGATGCCGATCTGAGGGTGCGGGATAGGACCCCCCCACACCTCCTGTACTCAGACCGAGACCGGACCTTTTTGGAAGGGGACTGGGCCAGCCCCAGCAAAAGCTCTGACCGCCGAAACAGCCTGGAGGGCTACAGCCGCTCAGTGCGCAGCCGGAGTGGGGAGCGCTGGGGAGGAGATGGGGACCGGGGCCTGCCCAAGCCCTGGGAGGAGAGGCGGAAGCGGAGGAGTCTTTCCAGTGACCGCGGGAGGACAACCCACTCCCCTTACGAGGAACGGAGCAGGACCAAGGGTGGTGGGCAGCTGGCCGATCGAGGCTCCGACCGCACCCCTGAGCGCAGTCGCAAGGAAAATCACTCCAGTGAAGGGACCAAGGAGTCAAGCAGCAACTCCCTCAGCAACAGCAGACACGGGGCGGAGGAGCGGAGCCACCACCACCACGAGGCTGCAGACTCTTCCCACGGGAAGAAGACACGCGAGAGCGAGCGCAATCATCGAACCGCTGAGGCTGAGCCCAAGCCTCTGGAAGAGCCAAAACACGAGACCAAAAAGCTCAAGAATCTTTCCGAGTATGCCCAGACGTTGCAGCTGGGTTGGAACGGGCTTCTAGTGTTGAAAAACAGCTGCTTCCCGACATCTATGCACATCCTAGAGGGGGACCAGGGGGTCATCAGCGGTCTCCTCAAGGACCACGCTTCTGGGAGTAAGCTGACTCAGCTGAAGATTGCCCAGCGCCTTCGACTGGACCAGCCCAAGCTCGACGAGGTCACGCGACGCATCAAGCAAGGGAGCCCCAATGGCTACGCAGTGCTGCTGGCCACCCAGGCAACCCCCAGTGGGCCTGGCACCGAGGGGATGCCCGCGGTGGAGCCAGGCCTACAGAGGCGGCTTCTCAGGAACCTGGTCTCCTACTTGAAACAGAAGCAGGCGGCGGGGGTGATCAGCCTGCCAGTGGGTGGGTCCAAGGGCAGAGACAGCACAGGCATGCTGTACGCCTTCCCGCCCTGTGACTTTTCCCAGCAATACCTCCAGTCGGCGCTGAGGACACTGGGCAAGCTCGAGGAAGAGCACATGGTGATAGTGATCGTAAGGGACTCGGCCTAG
- the MANF gene encoding mesencephalic astrocyte-derived neurotrophic factor — MWATRGLAVALALSVLPGSRALRPGDCEVCVSFLGRFYQDLKDRDVTFSPSSIEKELVKFCREARGKENRLCYYIGATDDAATKIINEVSKPLAHHLPVEKVCEKLKKKDSQICELKYDKQIDLSTVDLKKLRVKELKKILDDWGETCKGCAEKSDYIRKINELMPKYAPKAASSRTDL, encoded by the exons ATGTGGGCCACGCGCGGGCTGGCGGTGGCGCTGGCTCTGAGCGTGCTGCCGGGCAGCCGGGCGCTGCGGCCGGGCGACTGCGAAG tttgtgtttcttttctgggaagattTTACCAGGATCTCAAAGACAGAGATGTCACATTCTCACCATCCTCTATTGAAAAAGAACTGGTAAAGTTCTGCCGCGAAGCAAGAGGCAAAGAGAATCGGTTG TGCTACTACATTGGGGCCACAGATGACGCAGCCACCAAGATCATCAATGAGGTGTCGAAGCCCCTGGCCCACCACCTCCCTGTGGAGAAGGTCTGTGAGAAGCTCAAGAAGAAGGACAGCCAGATCTGTGAGCTGAAGTACG ACAAGCAGATCGACCTGAGCACAGTGGACCTGAAGAAGCTCCGAGTTAAAGAGCTGAAGAAGATCCTGGATGACTGGGGGGAGACGTGCAAAGGCTGTGCAGAGAAGTCTGACTATATCCGGAAGATCAATGAACTGATGCCGAAATATGCCCCCAAGGCAGCCAGTTCACGGACTGACTTGTAG